A window of Gimesia sp. genomic DNA:
GGAGCACTGTTACGATTGCCATTCGGGGGAACCTGATCCGGAGAGTGCATCGTTTGTGCTGGACAGTCGCGCGGGGATGTTGCAGGGGGGCGATTCCGGGAAAGCGGTGGTGCCTGGCAATGTCAAACAGAGTCTGATTCTACAGGCGCTGGAACACGATCCCGATTTTTACGCGATGCCGCCGGATGAGAAGTTGCCTGCAGCAGTGATTGCCGACTTCCGGAAATGGATTCAGATGGGGGCACCCGATCCGCGGAAGGGGGGGGATGTGCCCGCCCGTGCAAAGGTCGCCGCTGATGAGGGATTTGATTTTGACAAGGAGCGCGAGTTCTGGTCGTTTCGTCCGTTGACCCGTCCCGAGGTTCCGAAAGTCAAACAACAGGAGTGGCCACGGAATGACATCGACTGCTTCATTCTGAATCGGCTGGAAGCGAAGTCGATGCAGCCGGCAGCAGCAGCGGACAGACAGACGCTGGTGCGGCGGGTTTATTTTGATCTGACGGGACTGCCTCCGACGCCGCAACAGATTCAGGAGTTTGTGAACGATCCATCGCCGCAGGCGTATGAGCATCTGGTCGATCGGCTGCTGGATTCACCCCGTTTCGGGGAGACATGGGGGCGTCACTGGCTGGACCTGGCCCGCTATGCGGATTCGAACGGGCTGGATATTAACCTCACGTTTTACAATGCGTGGCGGTACCGGGATTACGTCATCCAGGCGTTCAACGAAGATAAGCCGTACGATGAGTTCATTCGCGAGCAGATTGCCGGCGATCTGTTGCCTTACGAGAACGATGCAGAGCGGACGCGGAACATTGTGGCGACTGGTTTCCTGGTGATGGGCGCAAAAATGCTCAGCGAGCGGGATAAAGAGAAGCTGCGGATGGATGTGGTCGATGAGCAGATCGATGTGACGGGCCGGGCGTTTATGGGAATGACGCTGGGATGTGCCCGCTGTCACGATCATAAGTTCGATCCGATTCCGATGACCGATTATTACGCACTGGCGGGGATCTTCCGCAGTACGGAGACGGTGCACGGCAATCGTCTGAATAACCAGTTCGTCTCGGGCTGGATGACGCGGCCGCTGCCGATCAAGCCGGAACATGCGGCTGCGATCAAGAAACATGAAGCCGACCTGGCGAAACTGGAAACCGAGTTGAAGGACGATGCGGAAGCCTTAAAGAAACTGCAGGGCGGAACCCCACAGCAGACCAAGCTGGAAGCACTGGCGGGGATTGTTGTCGATGATGCTCAGGCGCAGAAGACCGGGGCCTGGAAGGAATCGACCTATTCGAAGAACTACCTGGGTGTCGGTTATGTGCATGATCTGAATGAAGGGCAGGGGAAGAAGTCGATTCGATTCACTCCTGATCTGCCGGCTGCCGGGAAGTATGAAGTTCGCTTTGCCTTTCCGGGAAGCAGAGGTCGCTCGAAACGGGTGCCGGTGACGATTCATTCGTTACAGGGTTTAAAGACCATCTACATCGATCAGACGAAGTCGGGTCCGATTGATGGGATCTTCACTTCGCTGGGAACATTCGAATTTGCCGCCGGTGATGCGGGCTTTGTGGAGATCTCGAACAAAGAGTCTTTGGGGTACGTTGTCGTCGATGCCATGCAGTTCCTGCCCCAATTCAAGTTGCCGAAACAGCGGGAGGTGCTGGTGGCGCAGAAGCCGACAGACGGGGCTGCCGCAGCGGCACATGAGAAAAAAGTTGAAGCCCTGCAGGTCCGTGTGCAGAAGTTGAAAGCGGACCTTAAGAAGTTGAAAGAGAACGCACCGCCGCCCGCACCGATGGCGCTGGCGGTGGGTGAGCAGCCAGACCCTGCGGATTATCGGATTGCCCGGCGGGGGAATATTCACCAGTTGGGTGATAAGGTTGATCGAGGCTTCCTGACGATTGCGACTTTGAAAGAGCAGCCTGCGGTGAGTCCGAAACAGAGTGGACGCCTGGAACTGGCGGAGTGGCTGAGCCGTTCGCAGAATCCGCTGACGAGCCGGGTGATGGTGAACCGGATCTGGAAGCATCTGTTTGGCAACGGTCTGGTGCGGAGCGTCGATAACTTCGGTCACCTGGGTGAGCAGCCAACGCATCCGGAACTTCTGGACTACCTCGCGCAGCGGTTCGTCTCGGAAGGCTGGTCGATGAAGACGCTGATTCGCGAGATCATGGTGAGCAGTGCTTACCGGATGAGTTCGGACTTCAGTGCAGAACAGTATCAGAAAGATCCGGGTAACCACCTGGTGTGGCGGATGAACCGCAGACGGTTGTCGGCCGAGAGCATTCGTGATGCGGTGCTGACGGTTTCCGGGAAACTGGATCTGACAATGGGTGGTTCGGTGGTCTCGCATTATCCGGAGCAGGCGATCAACCCGAACAGCAATAAGAAGGTGGGAGCGAATCCGAGCGAGTTTCGTCGGAGCGTTTATCTGCCAATCGTGCGGGGGAGTGTGCCTTCCGCGCTGACCGTGTTTGATTTTCCCGCCCCGGAAATGCTGGTGGGGAATCGATCGGTCACCACGGTGCCGGCCCAGGCGCTGTTTATGATGAACAGCCCATTTGTGATCTCGCAGGCGGAAGCGACTGCCGAGCGGATTTTGAAAGACGAGCAGCAGAGTGATCGCGAGCGGGTCTCACAATTGTACCTGACCTGCCTGGGACGCGAGGCGAATGCGAAAGAGCAGGCCGAGGCGCTGCAGTACATCGATTCGCTGTTCGGACTGAATCTGAAAGAGAATGACGACAAGAGTCAGGCCCGTCAGAAAGCGTGGGCTTCGTACTGTCAGATTCTGTTTGCTTCGACCGAGTTTCGCTTTTTGAATTAGACTGACAACGGAAACCGGAGTTTCGAGTTGGTTTACTGTTATAGAGAGAGTTGGATTGGCTATGGATTCACTGAATTTCTCCCGACGTCAGATGTTGAAGTCTTCGGCTTGCGGTTTCGGATATATGGCCCTGGCGGGGTTGAGTGCGGAAGCAGCGCTCAAGAGTCAGTCGCCGCTGGCATCGAAGGAGCCGCATTTTGCACCGCGGGCGAAGCGGGTGATCTTTCTGTTTATGCACGGCGGTCCGAGCCACGTGGATACGTTCGACTATAAGCCCCGGTTGAACAAAGAGGATGGCCAGCGGCTGCCTTTCAAGGCGGCGAAGAACATCGAGAAGTCATCGCAGGAAAATCTGCGGCTGATGAAGTCTCCCTGGAAGTTCAAGCAGCGGGGAGAGAGCGGCCTGTGGATTTCGGAACTGTTTGATAACGTGGCGGAGCACGCCGACGATTTGTGCGTGATCAACTCGATGCACACCAACGGCCAGTCGCACGGGCAGGCGGTGATGAAGCTGCATACCGGTTCGGACAGCCTGGTGCGTCCGTCGGTCGGTTCATGGATGGTGTATGGACTGGGGACCGAGAACAACAATCTGCCGGGGTTCATTTCGATCTGTCCTTCGCGGGGACATGGGGGCGTGCGGAATTACGGGAGCGCGTTTCTGCCTGCGGTTTTCCAGGGAACGGCGATTGGCGATGCGGATACCAAAGCCAAAGAGGCACAGATCAAGTTTCTGGCTAACAACAGCACCTCGCCTCTCGAGCAGCGGAAACAGCTGTCACTGCTGCAGACGATGAACGAACGACATCTGAAAGAGGTCAAAGTCGATAATGAAATCGAAGGGGTGATTAACTCTTACGAGCTTGCTTTCCGGATGCAGTCGGAAGTGCCCACGCTGATGGATTTGAGTGCCGAGACGAAAGAGACGCACGCGTTATATGGGATCGATGACAAGACGACGGAGAACTTCGGGCGTCAGTGTCTGATGGCACGACGGTTCGCCGAGGCGGGCGTGCGTTACATCGAAGTCGCGCTGGGGAACAATCGCTGGGATCAGCACAGCGGACTCAAGAGTGGACACGAACGGAACTCGCAACAGGTCGACAAGCCGATCGCCGGTCTGCTGGCGGATCTGAAGCAGCGAGGGTTACTGGAAGATACGCTGGTCGTCTGGGGCGGTGAATTCGGCCGGACCCCGATTGCCCAGGGTAAGAACGGCCGCGATCATAATCCGCAGGGTTACACGATGTGGCTGGCGGGAGCCGGGGTGAAGAAGGGGCATGTGCACGGGGCGACTGACGAGTATGGATACTACGCGACCCGGGACAAGGTGCATATCCACGATCTGCATGCGACGCTGCTGCACCTGATGGGCATGGATCATAAGCGGCTGACCTACCGTTATGCGGGCCGCGACTTCCGCCTGACGGATGTGTACGGCGAAGTTGTACATGAGATTATGACCAGCTAAACAGGACAGATCGCAGGAGGGAACCTGATTGTTCTGAAGACTATCCACAGGGAAAGGATTCCTGCGATGTTTCTCGATTCTGTTCAAAAGCCCTTAAACCGAAAGCGTTTAAGGGGTTCTGAAGACGCTTGTGCCCCCGCTGTGGGTGGTTGCAGAATTTTGCTGGAATCGGTACAATCCTTTGCTTTGGTGGGCTTTGCGCGCAACTCGTTGTCAATTCTTGAGATATGTGCCTGTTGCGGATCTGTAAAGTGCTGAATTCCAGTCTAAAGAACTTTGAAAACCTGAAGAATTATAATGGCTGACAACAACGACGCGCTGGTCGAAACCGCGGTAGAGAGTATGGCAGCTGCCACAACCCTTGCCGAACTGGATGAGGTGCGTGTCCAGTACCTGGGAAAAAAGGGAAAACTGAGAGCCCTGCAGGCCGAACTGAAATCGCTGTCTCCCGAGGAGAAGCGTGAGTTCGGGAAGATGCTCAACAGCGTCAAAGAACGAATTCAGGGGGCCTTGAACGATCGCAAAGAGGCTCTGGAAGCCAGCGAGAAATCGGGGCCGGACCTCGAGATGGTCGATGTGACACTGCCCGGCGTTCGAACGCTGCCGGGGCACCGCCATCCGCTGATTGCGACGATGGAAGAGGTGAAATCGATTCTGCTCGGACTGGGTTTTCGCTACGACGATTACCCGGAAGTCGAATCGGAGTTCTTCAACTTTGATGCCTTGAACACACCCGACTGGCATCCCGCGCGGGACATGCACGACTCGTTTTACACCACCAAGGGGAACGTGCTGCGAACCCATACTTCGGCGTTCCAGACACGGGCGATGAAACAGTTCGGTCCGCCACCCTTGCGGGCGATGACCTCGGGACGCTGTTACCGGCGGGACGAGATCGATGCGTCGCACTTCCCGATTTTCCATCAGCTGGATGTAATCGCCATTGATGAGAATATCAGTTTTGCGGACCTGAAATGGGTATTGTACCAAGTGGCCAGCAGTCTATTTGGTGACGACGTACAGCTCCGGTTCCGCCCGAGTTATTTCCCGTTCACCACGCCGAGCGCGGAAGTGGATGTGATGTTCAACGGGAATTGGCTGGAGATTCTGGGGGCGGGGATGATTCGTCCCGAAGTCCTGGAAGCCGGCGGTGTCGACCCCGAGAAATGGCAGGGCTTTGCCTTTGGCCTGGGGCTGGACCGGATGGCGATGATCCGGCACGGCATTACTGACATCCGCTACATGTATGAAAACGAAGAAGCGTTTTTACGTCAGTTCTAATCATTCTTTCGGAACATTCACTGACGTGATTTTTCTGGCATAGAGAGAAAACGATGCACATTAATACTGGTTGGTTGCGCGATTACCTGTCGGCGGATTGCAAAGAGAGCGAACTGCTGGATGCCCTGATGACGGTCGGGCTGGAAATCGAAGAAGAACATCACCTGGGCCAGGCACTGGCGCCCATCCGGATCGGTTTTATCCGGGAGAAGAAGCCGCTGGCCGGTGCAGATCATCTGTTCGAATGCCAGGTGGAAATCGAAAAAGGGAAACTGATTACCATTGTCTGTGCGACCGCGCATCCGGTGGAAGTGGGCTGGGGCGTGCCCGTGGCGGTGGCTGGTACGAAGCTGCCAAGTGGAGCCCTGATTTCCGAAGGCAAGATCAAAGGAACATTGTCCCAGGGGATGATCTGCCTGGACGGTGAGATGGGACTGATTGCCCGTTCGACGGGGCTGCAGGTCTTCGAAGACGAAGCGACGCTGGGAGCCAGTCTGCCGTCAGTCGCTCCGATTGAAGAATCGCTGGTGGAAGTCTCGGTACTGCCGAATCGTCCCGACTGCCTGGGAATGATTGGTGTGGCCCGCGAAGTGGCTGCCGTCCTGGACATGGAATTGAAATATCCGAGTGCCCGTGAATTGAGTTCTACGGGTGCGGGTGATGCGGTGGCTGTTGAGATTGCCGACGATTCACTCTGCTCACGTTATACATGCCAGGTATTTGACGGCGTCCATGTGCGGAAGTCGCCTCACTGGCTGCAGAGCCGGTTGCAGACGGCCGGTCTGCGTGCGATCAACAACGTGGTCGACATCACCAACTTCGTGATGCTGGAATGGGGACAGCCGCTGCATGCTTTCGATTTTGACAGCCTGAAAGGGAACAAGATCGAAGTCCGCCGGATTAAAGAGGGCGAAACCCTGAAACTGCTGGATGAGACAGAGATCGATGCCAAAGAGCAGCCGCTGGTGATTGCCGATGGTGAGAAGCCGATCGCGCTGGCTGGCATCATGGGAGGCTCAGACTCGCAGACGACCGCTGAGTCGAAACGGATTCTGCTGGAGTCGGCCTGTTTCGATCCGGTCTGCATCCGGACTTCGTCCCGCAAGCTGAAGATCAGCACGGATTCTTCCTATCGTTTCGAGCGGGGAACCGATCCGAACGGGATGCTGAGCGGCGCGTTCAACCGGGCTGCAGAGCTGCTGCAGGATCCGGAACTCTCTGGAGCTAAGCCGGCTTCGCCCGTGACGGACAGTTACCCGAATGTCAAACAGCCTACACAGTTTCCCCTGGATGCACCACGCATTTCAAAAATCCTAGGTGCCGAGATTACAAATCAGCAGATTACGGACTGTCTGTCCAAGCTGGAAATGACGCACGACGATAAGACCATTTCGGTGCCGACCTGGCGGGTGGATGTGAATAACCCGGTGGTGCTGGCCGAGGATGTGGCCCGGCTGTTGCGTTATGACAGTATCGTGATGAAGCCGATGGTGGCGACTACGACCAAGGGGCGATATTCCGAAGCGGATACGCTGCGAAGCAAAATTGCGAGCTTCCTGGCCGGAAACGGATTCCTGGAAAGCCGGACACCGCCGCTGACGACCGAGCAGACCGCGCTGGCGTTCAGCCAGTGGCCGGGCGAATCGATTCAGGTGCAGAACCCGATTTCCAAAGAGATGACGACGCTGCGTCAGAGTCTGGTGGGCAGCCTGGTGGAAGTCGCGGAGCGAAATGCCCGCCGCGGAGCCAGCAGCTTCCGCTTCTTCGAAATCGACCGGACCTTCCGCGAGAACAATTCTGAAAACGATGAGCGGTGGATGGTCGGCGGTGTACTGGGCGGGCCGATCAATGACGCTGCCTGGATTGCCCGGGAGAGCGAGATCGACTTCCTGCGTGCCAAGGGGCTGCTGGAAAACCTGCTGGCACATCTGGAAGTCGAGCAGGTCACCTACACCAATGAAGAGCCGGCCCTGGGGTACCGGGTGGAAGAGTTCGCCGTGATTTCACATGACGGCGAGCGGATTGGAGCCCTGGGGCGCATCGATCTGGGGGCCCTGGGAATCAAAGACCGGGCACGCGTGCCCCTGTATGGTTTCGAGCTGGATATCTCGACGCTGCTGAAGGGTAGAGGGCCGGCCCGGATGTTCGCCGGTCTGGCACGAACCCAGGTGATTGCCCGTGATATTTCGATTCTGGTACCCGTCGATCTGCCTTACCTGGAGATCGAGCGGTCGCTGGAGAATGCCTTCGCTGCGGCTGTGGAGAATCTGGAGACAGAACCCCGCAAGGAGAGCGACGGGCATATCAGCCTGCAGCCAAAGCTGGAGAGCGTGATCTGCATCGATACCTTCGTCGGTGAGAGCGTGGGAGAGGGGGCGAAGAGCCTGACGATCCGGATGCTGTTCCGCGATGCGAACCATACGCTGACCTCGGGTGAAGCGCAGCAGCTGATGGACTTTGTCGTGAAGCAGCTGCAGTCCGAACATGGAGCAGTCCAGCGGTAACGTTCGCTGCTGCCGCAGATGCAATCGATCGAATTCAAAGCACACCTCAACGGTTTGGGGTGTGCTTTTTCGTTGGGGGAGAGCGAATCTTTCACTGAACAGGATGCCCTTTACTGGTTCGCGGCAACGGGTATAACTGGTTGTCATCCTGAGCGGTGGAGCTCATTAATTTCCCGTCATTTCTGCTGAATGGCGACCGGCTGTCTCATCAGAGCGGACTGAGGTAGATTCCGGCAATTTCAGAAAGTGCCGAAGATCTTTCAGACTGTGGTTGAAAGTGCATCTGGAATAGATTATATATTATATATAATCAGTTTGCTGTCAGGCTGATCCTTCCGACCCAAGCCTCATTCCCGTGTAATCAATCAAGCGCCTAAGTATTGTCAGTTACATTACAAGCGTGCCAGGATGCTGAGCCATGAGACGACTGTTGCTGTTGGCATTTGGATTCTTCTGCCTCGTTTCTGCGGTCGAGAAACGCACG
This region includes:
- a CDS encoding DUF1501 domain-containing protein, translated to MDSLNFSRRQMLKSSACGFGYMALAGLSAEAALKSQSPLASKEPHFAPRAKRVIFLFMHGGPSHVDTFDYKPRLNKEDGQRLPFKAAKNIEKSSQENLRLMKSPWKFKQRGESGLWISELFDNVAEHADDLCVINSMHTNGQSHGQAVMKLHTGSDSLVRPSVGSWMVYGLGTENNNLPGFISICPSRGHGGVRNYGSAFLPAVFQGTAIGDADTKAKEAQIKFLANNSTSPLEQRKQLSLLQTMNERHLKEVKVDNEIEGVINSYELAFRMQSEVPTLMDLSAETKETHALYGIDDKTTENFGRQCLMARRFAEAGVRYIEVALGNNRWDQHSGLKSGHERNSQQVDKPIAGLLADLKQRGLLEDTLVVWGGEFGRTPIAQGKNGRDHNPQGYTMWLAGAGVKKGHVHGATDEYGYYATRDKVHIHDLHATLLHLMGMDHKRLTYRYAGRDFRLTDVYGEVVHEIMTS
- a CDS encoding DUF1553 domain-containing protein yields the protein MRSFLISSCLTLLVTSAVLVTDSRAADKVSVTKVSPLAGIEFFENKIRPVLVEHCYDCHSGEPDPESASFVLDSRAGMLQGGDSGKAVVPGNVKQSLILQALEHDPDFYAMPPDEKLPAAVIADFRKWIQMGAPDPRKGGDVPARAKVAADEGFDFDKEREFWSFRPLTRPEVPKVKQQEWPRNDIDCFILNRLEAKSMQPAAAADRQTLVRRVYFDLTGLPPTPQQIQEFVNDPSPQAYEHLVDRLLDSPRFGETWGRHWLDLARYADSNGLDINLTFYNAWRYRDYVIQAFNEDKPYDEFIREQIAGDLLPYENDAERTRNIVATGFLVMGAKMLSERDKEKLRMDVVDEQIDVTGRAFMGMTLGCARCHDHKFDPIPMTDYYALAGIFRSTETVHGNRLNNQFVSGWMTRPLPIKPEHAAAIKKHEADLAKLETELKDDAEALKKLQGGTPQQTKLEALAGIVVDDAQAQKTGAWKESTYSKNYLGVGYVHDLNEGQGKKSIRFTPDLPAAGKYEVRFAFPGSRGRSKRVPVTIHSLQGLKTIYIDQTKSGPIDGIFTSLGTFEFAAGDAGFVEISNKESLGYVVVDAMQFLPQFKLPKQREVLVAQKPTDGAAAAAHEKKVEALQVRVQKLKADLKKLKENAPPPAPMALAVGEQPDPADYRIARRGNIHQLGDKVDRGFLTIATLKEQPAVSPKQSGRLELAEWLSRSQNPLTSRVMVNRIWKHLFGNGLVRSVDNFGHLGEQPTHPELLDYLAQRFVSEGWSMKTLIREIMVSSAYRMSSDFSAEQYQKDPGNHLVWRMNRRRLSAESIRDAVLTVSGKLDLTMGGSVVSHYPEQAINPNSNKKVGANPSEFRRSVYLPIVRGSVPSALTVFDFPAPEMLVGNRSVTTVPAQALFMMNSPFVISQAEATAERILKDEQQSDRERVSQLYLTCLGREANAKEQAEALQYIDSLFGLNLKENDDKSQARQKAWASYCQILFASTEFRFLN
- the pheT gene encoding phenylalanine--tRNA ligase subunit beta, encoding MHINTGWLRDYLSADCKESELLDALMTVGLEIEEEHHLGQALAPIRIGFIREKKPLAGADHLFECQVEIEKGKLITIVCATAHPVEVGWGVPVAVAGTKLPSGALISEGKIKGTLSQGMICLDGEMGLIARSTGLQVFEDEATLGASLPSVAPIEESLVEVSVLPNRPDCLGMIGVAREVAAVLDMELKYPSARELSSTGAGDAVAVEIADDSLCSRYTCQVFDGVHVRKSPHWLQSRLQTAGLRAINNVVDITNFVMLEWGQPLHAFDFDSLKGNKIEVRRIKEGETLKLLDETEIDAKEQPLVIADGEKPIALAGIMGGSDSQTTAESKRILLESACFDPVCIRTSSRKLKISTDSSYRFERGTDPNGMLSGAFNRAAELLQDPELSGAKPASPVTDSYPNVKQPTQFPLDAPRISKILGAEITNQQITDCLSKLEMTHDDKTISVPTWRVDVNNPVVLAEDVARLLRYDSIVMKPMVATTTKGRYSEADTLRSKIASFLAGNGFLESRTPPLTTEQTALAFSQWPGESIQVQNPISKEMTTLRQSLVGSLVEVAERNARRGASSFRFFEIDRTFRENNSENDERWMVGGVLGGPINDAAWIARESEIDFLRAKGLLENLLAHLEVEQVTYTNEEPALGYRVEEFAVISHDGERIGALGRIDLGALGIKDRARVPLYGFELDISTLLKGRGPARMFAGLARTQVIARDISILVPVDLPYLEIERSLENAFAAAVENLETEPRKESDGHISLQPKLESVICIDTFVGESVGEGAKSLTIRMLFRDANHTLTSGEAQQLMDFVVKQLQSEHGAVQR
- the pheS gene encoding phenylalanine--tRNA ligase subunit alpha; translated protein: MADNNDALVETAVESMAAATTLAELDEVRVQYLGKKGKLRALQAELKSLSPEEKREFGKMLNSVKERIQGALNDRKEALEASEKSGPDLEMVDVTLPGVRTLPGHRHPLIATMEEVKSILLGLGFRYDDYPEVESEFFNFDALNTPDWHPARDMHDSFYTTKGNVLRTHTSAFQTRAMKQFGPPPLRAMTSGRCYRRDEIDASHFPIFHQLDVIAIDENISFADLKWVLYQVASSLFGDDVQLRFRPSYFPFTTPSAEVDVMFNGNWLEILGAGMIRPEVLEAGGVDPEKWQGFAFGLGLDRMAMIRHGITDIRYMYENEEAFLRQF